In Sphingomonas sp. LR60, the following are encoded in one genomic region:
- a CDS encoding pyruvate, water dikinase regulatory protein → MLRLHLHLLSDSTGETLENIAKAALAQYDDVETVRHFWPMVRTETHLDRILQEIAQNPGLVIFTLVNPVTRTALEARCKALGLPTVAPLDPVNDALSMLLGQQAKARPGRQHVLDAAYFERVDAIQFTIAHDDGIAHEEWEEADILLAGVSRSSKTPTSIYLANRGYKTANIPIVVESPPPRALFSLKNPLVVGLTTSTDRLIQIRRNRLLSLNQATETNYVDQDAVAREIAYARRMFADNGWPVIDVTRRSIEETAAAIIALVNERRGLAARNTD, encoded by the coding sequence ATGCTCCGCCTCCACCTCCACTTGCTGTCGGATTCGACGGGCGAGACGCTGGAGAACATCGCCAAGGCCGCGCTCGCGCAATATGACGATGTCGAGACCGTCCGGCATTTCTGGCCGATGGTGCGCACCGAAACGCATCTCGACCGCATCCTTCAGGAAATCGCGCAGAATCCGGGGCTGGTGATCTTCACGCTCGTCAATCCGGTGACGCGCACCGCGCTTGAGGCGCGTTGCAAGGCGCTCGGGCTGCCGACCGTCGCCCCGCTCGATCCGGTCAACGATGCGCTGTCGATGCTGCTCGGACAGCAGGCCAAGGCACGGCCGGGTCGGCAACACGTCCTCGACGCCGCCTATTTCGAGCGTGTCGACGCGATCCAGTTCACGATCGCGCATGACGACGGGATCGCGCATGAGGAATGGGAAGAGGCCGACATCCTGCTCGCCGGGGTCAGCCGCTCGTCGAAGACTCCGACCTCGATCTATCTCGCCAATCGCGGCTACAAGACCGCCAATATCCCGATCGTCGTCGAAAGCCCGCCGCCGCGCGCGCTCTTCTCGCTCAAGAATCCGCTCGTCGTCGGGCTGACCACCAGCACCGACCGGCTGATCCAGATCCGCCGGAACCGGTTGCTGTCGCTCAACCAGGCGACCGAAACCAATTATGTCGACCAGGATGCGGTGGCGCGTGAGATCGCCTATGCTCGGCGGATGTTCGCCGATAACGGCTGGCCGGTGATCGACGTCACCCGCCGCTCGATCGAGGAAACCGCCGCCGCAATCATCGCTCTGGTCAACGAACGCCGCGGGCTCGCCGCACGGAACACCGATTGA
- a CDS encoding Maf family protein, with product MLILASQSASRTTMLAAAGVPFTAEPAYADEAALKAAMAGRHPRDIADALAELKALKVSARHPGHLVLGSDSLAVLDDGTILDKPTSRDEARDHLTRMSGKRHDLVSAAVIAENGQAVWRIVDKAKMFVRALSPAFIETYLDAEWPEIAGCVGCYRIEGPGAQLFARIDGSQFTVLGMPLLPVLDYLRVRQVLPA from the coding sequence ATGCTGATTCTCGCCTCGCAAAGCGCCTCGCGGACCACGATGCTCGCAGCCGCCGGGGTGCCGTTCACCGCCGAGCCGGCCTATGCCGACGAAGCCGCGCTCAAGGCGGCGATGGCGGGACGACACCCGCGCGACATCGCCGACGCACTCGCCGAGCTGAAGGCGCTCAAGGTGTCGGCGCGTCACCCCGGGCATCTGGTGCTTGGGTCGGACAGCCTCGCGGTGCTCGACGACGGGACGATCCTCGACAAGCCGACCAGCCGCGACGAAGCGCGCGATCACCTGACGCGCATGTCGGGCAAGCGCCACGATCTCGTCAGCGCGGCGGTGATCGCCGAGAATGGCCAGGCGGTGTGGCGCATCGTCGACAAGGCCAAGATGTTCGTCCGCGCACTCTCGCCCGCGTTCATCGAGACCTATCTCGACGCCGAATGGCCGGAGATCGCGGGCTGCGTCGGCTGCTACCGGATCGAAGGCCCGGGCGCGCAATTGTTCGCCCGGATCGACGGCAGCCAGTTCACCGTACTGGGGATGCCGTTGCTCCCGGTGCTCGATTATCTGCGTGTCCGACAGGTGTTGCCGGCGTGA